In Shouchella patagoniensis, the following are encoded in one genomic region:
- a CDS encoding YesL family protein, with translation MEMNGLMGGIYRAAEWIMRLAALNLLWIGFTLAGLVVGGLFPATQASFALTRQWIRGESDLPLFKTFLTYFKKDYWKVQKIGFILTIVGFVLIVDILFVYNHTNPYITMLSLPLLLLCLLYALTCFYAFSVFVHYELSISQLLKHAILHAVVRPFLSITMLLSLAALSFLMLQFPGVLPFFGVSIPIFILMWFSHFGFIRNEEKQKSQAA, from the coding sequence ATGGAAATGAATGGTCTTATGGGCGGTATATATAGAGCCGCCGAATGGATTATGAGGTTAGCCGCACTTAATTTACTATGGATTGGTTTTACTCTTGCAGGGTTAGTAGTAGGTGGATTGTTTCCTGCTACTCAAGCTTCCTTTGCACTAACAAGACAATGGATAAGAGGCGAGAGTGATCTGCCCTTATTTAAGACATTTCTTACTTATTTCAAAAAAGATTATTGGAAAGTTCAGAAGATCGGCTTCATCCTAACCATTGTTGGTTTTGTACTTATCGTCGACATATTATTTGTTTATAATCACACAAACCCATATATTACAATGCTTTCATTACCACTCTTGCTGCTTTGCCTGCTTTATGCCCTAACCTGTTTTTATGCATTCAGTGTCTTTGTTCATTATGAACTAAGTATAAGCCAACTGCTAAAACATGCCATCTTACACGCAGTTGTACGCCCATTTTTAAGTATTACTATGCTTCTTTCGCTAGCAGCTCTATCATTTCTAATGCTTCAGTTCCCTGGTGTTCTTCCATTTTTTGGTGTATCCATTCCAATATTTATACTTATGTGGTTTTCTCACTTCGGTTTTATCCGAAATGAAGAAAAACAAAAAAGTCAAGCCGCCTAA